One genomic region from Streptomyces sp. NBC_00582 encodes:
- a CDS encoding class II aldolase/adducin family protein encodes MTASSSALSQERTAVADACRRLGAEGLLIGTAGNVSVRVDDKVAITATGAVLAALTPEQVTVVDLDGKLVEGTYEPTSELELHLGVYRRYGSGAVVHTHAPHATAVSCVLDELPCVHYQLLALGGTVRVAPYATFGTPELAESVLTALEGRSAALLANHGAVTHAVTLDQAVEHALLLEWACGVYQRAASMGTPRFLDEQQQLAVIEAAIARSYGTTRPVQPAEEESRGSR; translated from the coding sequence ATGACCGCCTCAAGCTCGGCGCTGAGCCAGGAGCGGACCGCCGTCGCGGACGCCTGCCGGCGCCTCGGGGCCGAGGGGCTCCTCATCGGCACGGCAGGCAACGTGAGCGTCCGCGTCGACGACAAGGTCGCCATCACCGCGACCGGAGCGGTCCTCGCCGCACTGACCCCCGAGCAGGTGACCGTGGTGGACCTCGACGGGAAGCTCGTCGAGGGGACCTACGAGCCCACCTCGGAACTCGAACTGCACCTCGGCGTCTACCGCCGCTACGGCAGCGGAGCCGTCGTCCACACCCACGCGCCCCATGCCACCGCCGTGTCCTGCGTCCTCGACGAACTCCCCTGCGTCCACTACCAGTTGCTCGCCCTCGGCGGTACGGTCCGGGTCGCGCCCTACGCCACCTTCGGCACCCCGGAACTCGCCGAGTCGGTGCTCACCGCCCTCGAGGGGCGCAGTGCCGCCCTCCTGGCGAACCACGGAGCGGTCACCCACGCCGTCACCCTCGACCAGGCCGTCGAACACGCCCTGCTCCTCGAATGGGCCTGCGGCGTCTACCAGCGCGCGGCCTCCATGGGCACCCCCCGCTTCCTGGACGAACAGCAGCAACTCGCGGTGATCGAGGCGGCGATCGCCCGCTCCTACGGAACCACCCGTCCCGTACAACCCGCAGAAGAGGAAAGCAGGGGGAGCAGATGA
- a CDS encoding TetR family transcriptional regulator produces the protein MDTPLRRTPRQARSKARLALVLRAAERILVEEGVEALTTTRVAAEARISVGSLYQYLPDRGALIDALAAGYFARLEGVMDELAGAAAVERWEDPVGVLIDAYAGIYRTEHGFRALWFGSGLTERTRAADREHKRRMADGIRRVLLALDVVHDDEPLARACHAAVLAADALAQEAFRRDADGDAALLDEAKAMLRGYLTDVVSRY, from the coding sequence TTGGACACCCCGCTGCGCCGCACCCCCCGTCAGGCCCGCAGCAAGGCCCGCCTGGCGCTGGTCCTGCGGGCGGCCGAGCGCATCCTGGTCGAGGAGGGCGTGGAAGCGCTGACGACGACCCGGGTCGCGGCCGAGGCACGGATCTCCGTGGGCTCGCTGTACCAGTACCTGCCGGACCGCGGCGCCCTCATCGACGCCCTGGCGGCGGGGTACTTCGCCCGGCTGGAGGGCGTCATGGACGAGCTGGCGGGGGCCGCGGCCGTGGAGCGGTGGGAGGACCCGGTCGGGGTGCTGATCGACGCGTACGCCGGGATCTACCGGACGGAGCACGGTTTCCGGGCCCTGTGGTTCGGCAGCGGACTGACCGAGCGGACGCGGGCGGCGGACCGCGAGCACAAGCGGCGGATGGCCGACGGGATCCGCCGGGTGCTGCTCGCACTGGACGTCGTACACGACGACGAGCCGCTCGCCCGCGCGTGCCATGCCGCCGTCCTCGCGGCCGACGCGCTCGCCCAGGAGGCCTTCCGCCGGGACGCGGACGGTGACGCGGCCCTGCTCGACGAGGCGAAGGCGATGCTGCGCGGCTACCTGACGGACGTCGTGTCCCGCTACTGA
- a CDS encoding SpoIIE family protein phosphatase yields the protein MVSGALADYIPRAGTTVPSGAGGEADDQREQILGAVTLDGDLRITSCNLNAAPFAGVSVAPGTAFADLLPPGDVPTVTQRLRRVLDTREAHVARVQRLRRDDGTELVVSMSILPAAPPQDGLTVSLIAMAKRLHLYASAAAIGTSLDIGETAQSLAQSLLAWGDVAAVDLDYAVWTGEAVTEQAQERIRLRRAALVPDRAWPEGYLTAGDNLPREASCLLAGAVMRDDAPQAIVIRDREAIERALGDPRLVRALVPGHRPVSVACIPLVVEGPEGTPGPIVLGVTEVWRRPEHPFGEGELLDLQELVAKTARHVDLARQHQREHAQVLALQRRLLPRAGSDTIEVASVYEPTTPDSTGVGGDWVNSFPLPGDRTALVVGDVVGHGLGAAAAMGQLSMEARALLSAGLGPGEVLERLDETVTLLDDTDAGLAAGYSALGSTCCIAVYDPVDHRVVLSNAGHLPPVLIHPDGSAKTVAAQPHPALGAEFAVREPFDVQAFAAPPGSLLVLYTDGLVEDPAASIDDGIGRLTDVVREVHPWDDLQQAARRVVAALAPRERLRDDVTLLLARMAGRRARDAATWRLPARDDTAARARALVSPLLRRWHIGGQARDGVLLVISELVTNAVRFAPGPVTVRLVRTGSRLTCEVGDTGNGRPRLSRGDLLDDGGRGLHVVHKLTTRWGVRWTDTGKAVWAELGA from the coding sequence ATGGTCAGCGGCGCTCTGGCGGACTACATCCCCAGGGCCGGGACGACGGTGCCCTCAGGGGCCGGTGGGGAAGCTGACGACCAGCGGGAACAGATCCTCGGGGCGGTCACCCTCGACGGGGATCTGCGGATCACGAGCTGCAATCTGAACGCCGCTCCGTTCGCGGGCGTGAGCGTCGCGCCGGGGACCGCTTTCGCCGATCTGCTGCCCCCCGGGGACGTGCCCACGGTGACACAGCGGTTGCGCAGGGTGCTCGACACCCGGGAGGCGCACGTCGCCAGGGTCCAGCGGCTGCGCCGGGACGACGGCACGGAGCTGGTGGTCTCGATGAGCATCCTGCCCGCCGCGCCCCCGCAGGACGGTCTGACCGTCTCCCTGATCGCCATGGCCAAGCGGCTGCACCTGTACGCCTCCGCCGCCGCGATAGGGACGTCCCTGGACATCGGGGAGACCGCCCAGTCCCTGGCCCAGTCCCTGCTGGCGTGGGGGGACGTGGCCGCCGTCGATCTCGACTACGCCGTATGGACGGGCGAGGCGGTCACGGAACAGGCGCAGGAGCGCATCCGGCTGCGGCGGGCGGCCCTGGTGCCGGACCGGGCCTGGCCCGAGGGATACCTGACCGCCGGGGACAACCTTCCCCGCGAGGCGAGCTGTCTGCTGGCCGGTGCGGTCATGCGGGACGACGCCCCGCAGGCCATCGTCATCCGCGACCGCGAGGCGATCGAGCGGGCGCTCGGCGATCCACGGCTGGTGCGCGCCCTGGTGCCCGGCCACCGGCCGGTGAGTGTCGCCTGCATACCACTGGTCGTGGAGGGACCGGAGGGCACGCCGGGGCCCATCGTGCTGGGCGTGACGGAGGTCTGGCGGCGGCCGGAGCATCCCTTCGGCGAGGGTGAGCTGCTCGATCTGCAGGAACTCGTGGCCAAGACCGCCCGTCACGTGGACCTGGCCCGCCAGCACCAGCGGGAGCACGCACAGGTCCTGGCACTGCAGCGCCGGCTGCTGCCGCGGGCCGGCAGCGACACCATCGAGGTCGCCAGCGTCTACGAGCCGACCACTCCCGACAGCACGGGCGTCGGCGGTGACTGGGTCAACAGCTTCCCGCTGCCGGGTGACCGCACCGCGCTGGTGGTCGGTGACGTCGTGGGGCACGGTCTGGGCGCCGCGGCGGCGATGGGCCAGCTCAGCATGGAGGCGCGCGCGCTGCTCTCGGCGGGGCTGGGCCCCGGGGAGGTGCTGGAGCGGCTGGACGAGACCGTCACGCTGCTGGACGACACAGACGCGGGCCTGGCGGCCGGATACAGCGCGCTGGGCTCGACGTGCTGCATCGCGGTCTACGATCCCGTCGACCACCGGGTGGTGCTGTCCAACGCCGGCCATCTGCCGCCCGTCCTCATCCATCCCGACGGGTCCGCCAAGACCGTCGCGGCGCAGCCGCACCCGGCGCTGGGAGCCGAGTTCGCCGTGCGGGAGCCGTTCGACGTGCAGGCGTTCGCCGCGCCGCCCGGCTCGCTCCTCGTCCTGTACACCGACGGCCTGGTGGAGGACCCGGCGGCCTCGATCGACGACGGGATCGGCCGGCTGACGGACGTGGTGCGCGAGGTGCACCCCTGGGACGATCTGCAGCAGGCCGCGCGTCGCGTGGTCGCCGCCCTTGCCCCGCGGGAGCGTCTGCGCGACGACGTGACCCTGCTGCTCGCCCGGATGGCGGGCCGCCGCGCCCGTGACGCCGCCACCTGGCGCCTGCCCGCCCGGGACGACACCGCGGCCCGCGCCCGCGCCCTGGTCTCCCCCCTCCTGCGGCGCTGGCACATCGGCGGGCAGGCCCGGGACGGTGTGCTGCTGGTGATCAGCGAACTGGTCACCAACGCCGTGCGGTTCGCCCCCGGGCCCGTCACTGTGCGGCTGGTGAGGACGGGGAGCCGTCTGACGTGCGAGGTCGGTGACACCGGCAACGGCCGGCCCCGCCTGAGCCGCGGTGACCTGCTCGACGACGGCGGCCGGGGACTGCACGTCGTCCACAAGCTCACCACCCGCTGGGGGGTGCGGTGGACCGACACCGGGAAAGCCGTCTGGGCCGAACTGGGGGCGTGA